In a genomic window of Babylonia areolata isolate BAREFJ2019XMU chromosome 3, ASM4173473v1, whole genome shotgun sequence:
- the LOC143279826 gene encoding peroxiredoxin-like isoform X2, whose product MENNTSSATPEKMAQIGQLAIQKPAPEFSTQAVVDGEFKTVKLSQYRGKYVVLFFYPLDFTFVCPTEIIAFSDRVEEFRSINCEVLAASTDSVFSHLAWVNTPRKQGGLGNMKIPLLADKTMEISRQYGCLKEDEGIAYRALYIIDDKGNLRQITMNDLPVGRSVDETLRLVQAFQFTDKHGEVCPAGWKPGADTIKPNVKESKSYFSKAN is encoded by the exons ATGGAAAACAATACGTCCTCCGCAACACCTGAG AAAATGGCACAAATCGGACAGCTGGCCATCCAGAAACCTGCTCCTGAGTTCAGCACCCAGGCGGTGGTGGATGGGGAGTTCAAGACCGTCAAACTGTCTCAGTACAGGGGCAAATACGTGGTGCTCTTCTTCTATCCCCTCGACTT cacgTTTGTATGCCCCACAGAGATCATCGCCTTCAGCGACCGTGTGGAAGAGTTCCGCTCCATCAATTGTGAGGTGCTGGCCGCATCCACTGACAGCGTCTTCTCTCATCTAGCATG GGTGAACACCCCACGCAAACAGGGTGGTCTGGGCAACATGAAGATTCCTCTGCTGGCAGACAAAACCATGGAGATCTCCCGACAGTACGGCTGTCTGAAGGAGGATGAAGGCATTGCCTACAG AGCTCTCTACATCATTGATGACAAGGGCAATCTTCGTCAGATCACCATGAACGACCTGCCTGTGGGACGATCTGTGGATGAGACTCTGCGTCTGGTGCAGGCCTTCCAGTTCACAGACAAGCACGGAGAAG tgtGTCCGGCAGGATGGAAGCCTGGTGCTGATACGATCAAGCCTAACGTGAAGGAAAGCAAGTCTTACTTCTCCAAAGCAAACTGA
- the LOC143279826 gene encoding peroxiredoxin-like isoform X1, translated as MYRVYVEKLKEYELWLTQQQQGAGIKKQQKQNQEQKQSSIDSDQTGATVIGRKKMAQIGQLAIQKPAPEFSTQAVVDGEFKTVKLSQYRGKYVVLFFYPLDFTFVCPTEIIAFSDRVEEFRSINCEVLAASTDSVFSHLAWVNTPRKQGGLGNMKIPLLADKTMEISRQYGCLKEDEGIAYRALYIIDDKGNLRQITMNDLPVGRSVDETLRLVQAFQFTDKHGEVCPAGWKPGADTIKPNVKESKSYFSKAN; from the exons ATGTACAGAGTGTATGTGGAAAAACTGAAAGAATACGAACTGTGGCTGACGCAACAGCAGCAAGGTGCAGGTATAAAAAAGCAACAGAAGCAGAACCAAGAGCAGAAACAAAGCAGCATTGACAGTGATCAGACTGGTGCCACTGTGATAGGGAGGAAG AAAATGGCACAAATCGGACAGCTGGCCATCCAGAAACCTGCTCCTGAGTTCAGCACCCAGGCGGTGGTGGATGGGGAGTTCAAGACCGTCAAACTGTCTCAGTACAGGGGCAAATACGTGGTGCTCTTCTTCTATCCCCTCGACTT cacgTTTGTATGCCCCACAGAGATCATCGCCTTCAGCGACCGTGTGGAAGAGTTCCGCTCCATCAATTGTGAGGTGCTGGCCGCATCCACTGACAGCGTCTTCTCTCATCTAGCATG GGTGAACACCCCACGCAAACAGGGTGGTCTGGGCAACATGAAGATTCCTCTGCTGGCAGACAAAACCATGGAGATCTCCCGACAGTACGGCTGTCTGAAGGAGGATGAAGGCATTGCCTACAG AGCTCTCTACATCATTGATGACAAGGGCAATCTTCGTCAGATCACCATGAACGACCTGCCTGTGGGACGATCTGTGGATGAGACTCTGCGTCTGGTGCAGGCCTTCCAGTTCACAGACAAGCACGGAGAAG tgtGTCCGGCAGGATGGAAGCCTGGTGCTGATACGATCAAGCCTAACGTGAAGGAAAGCAAGTCTTACTTCTCCAAAGCAAACTGA
- the LOC143279826 gene encoding peroxiredoxin-like isoform X3, producing the protein MAQIGQLAIQKPAPEFSTQAVVDGEFKTVKLSQYRGKYVVLFFYPLDFTFVCPTEIIAFSDRVEEFRSINCEVLAASTDSVFSHLAWVNTPRKQGGLGNMKIPLLADKTMEISRQYGCLKEDEGIAYRALYIIDDKGNLRQITMNDLPVGRSVDETLRLVQAFQFTDKHGEVCPAGWKPGADTIKPNVKESKSYFSKAN; encoded by the exons ATGGCACAAATCGGACAGCTGGCCATCCAGAAACCTGCTCCTGAGTTCAGCACCCAGGCGGTGGTGGATGGGGAGTTCAAGACCGTCAAACTGTCTCAGTACAGGGGCAAATACGTGGTGCTCTTCTTCTATCCCCTCGACTT cacgTTTGTATGCCCCACAGAGATCATCGCCTTCAGCGACCGTGTGGAAGAGTTCCGCTCCATCAATTGTGAGGTGCTGGCCGCATCCACTGACAGCGTCTTCTCTCATCTAGCATG GGTGAACACCCCACGCAAACAGGGTGGTCTGGGCAACATGAAGATTCCTCTGCTGGCAGACAAAACCATGGAGATCTCCCGACAGTACGGCTGTCTGAAGGAGGATGAAGGCATTGCCTACAG AGCTCTCTACATCATTGATGACAAGGGCAATCTTCGTCAGATCACCATGAACGACCTGCCTGTGGGACGATCTGTGGATGAGACTCTGCGTCTGGTGCAGGCCTTCCAGTTCACAGACAAGCACGGAGAAG tgtGTCCGGCAGGATGGAAGCCTGGTGCTGATACGATCAAGCCTAACGTGAAGGAAAGCAAGTCTTACTTCTCCAAAGCAAACTGA